From Balneola sp. MJW-20:
ACCATGTTTAGTACCAGAAAGAGTGCGCTGTTAACCACATTCTTATTGATAATCATAGCCAGCGCGGAAGCAACGGCCAGTACAGCTAATAATGTAAATATGTAAACTGCCATAATGATCTGTTTTGTGAGCGCACAAAGGTACCTATAATTGAGTCGCTCATCAAGGAAAAGGGGTGTGATTTTTGTTTAAAGTGTGAAATAAATCAGTCCGAAGATCCCAACTGCCCAGCAATACCATGCAAAGTAATGGAATCCTTTTTTCATCAGTATGATGATCAGGTACTTCAGTGCGTAGTATCCGGATACAAATGCCGTAACAAATCCAACAACCAAACTTCCGATCTGTGCATTATTGATACCTACCTCTGAAAGCTCCAGGATCTGAAGCAGCATTGCTCCAGCAATTACCGGAATGACCATCAGAAAAGAAAAATTTGCAGCCTTCTCTCTACTGATCCCCAGGTATAAGGCCGTAGATATCGTAGAACCGGAACGGCTGATGCCCGGGATCATAGCAAATGATTGTGCAATACCGATCAGCAAACTCTTCCCCCATCCGATCTCACCTTCTTTCGGATCCGCAAATCTGGTCAAAAACAAAATAAACCCGGTTACGATCAGCATAACGGAAACTAAAAACGGATCCATAAAAATTCCTTCTACAGCATCCTGAAGGGTAAGACCTACAATAAGAGCCGGGATCATACTTAATACAATGAGACCAATCAGTTTGACCTGAGGATCCGAACTCATTTCTTTGGGGCGCCGGATAAAAGCTAAACCGGCTTTGATCAGGTTTGATAATGCTTCCCGGTAATAAATAATAATGCTGCAGAGAGTACCAAAGTGAACCACTACTTCAAAGGTGATACCTCCTTCAAGTTCGCCCCCGAGTAAATATTTACCCAATGCCAGATGTCCTGAACTGCTGATAGGTAAAAATTCCGTGATTCCCTGAAGAAGTCCTAATAAGAAAGATTGTAAAAGATCCATTTATTATATTTCGGCGTTTTTAGAAGACGAGAAATTAATGATATCATCAGCAAATACTAAAAAGGATTTTATTTTATGAGCGATTATTCTGTAGACATGAAGGCCCTGGGCGAAAAGATCGAAAAGCACAGTGCTTTTATAGATGAGATCAGAAAGGAACTCGATAAAGTGATCATTGGTCAGCGGTATATGATCGACCGGCTATTGATCGGACTGCTGACGAACGGGCATGTTCTTCTCGAGGGGGTTCCCGGGCTTGCTAAAACACTGACTGTATCCTCTCTGGCTCAGGTCCTGAGCACCAGTTTTCAGCGGATACAGTTCACTCCCGACCTGTTACCCGCTGATCTTCTTGGTACGCTTATTTATAATCAGAAAGAAGCGGAATTCCTTGTTAAGAAGGGCCCTATCTTTGCCAATATCATTCTTGCGGATGAGATCAACCGTTCACCTGCCAAGGTGCAATCAGCTTTGCTGGAAGCTATGCAGGAAAAGCAGGTTACTATTGGGGAAACCACTTTTAACCTTGAAGAACCCTTCCTGGTACTTGCAACTCAAAACCCGGTAGAACAAGAAGGAACCTATCCTCTGCCCGAAGCTCAGGTAGACCGTTTCATGCTGAAGCTTAAGATCGATTACCCGAATGAGCAGGAAGAGATGGAGATCATGCGTCGTATGGCCAAAACAGGTCCAAAGCCCACCCTTGATACGATCATCAAGCCTTCAACGATACTGGAAGCCCGACAGGTGATCAATGAGGTATACATGGATGAAAAAGTAGAGAAGTATATTGTTGATCTGGTATTTGCTACCCGTAAACCTGAAAATTACGGGCTGAAAGAACTTTCGGATCTGATCAGCTTTGGCGCTTCTCCCCGTGCCACCATTAACCTGAACCTGGCTTCAAGAGCTCAGGCTTTCATGGAGCATCGTGCTTACGTAACTCCAGAAGACATCCGAACCATTGCTATGGATGTACTGCGCCACCGTATCATTCCGACCTTTGAGGCTGAGGCAGAAGACATAACGGCAGAGGATATTGTGAAAAAGATACTGAATAACGTTCAGGTACCATAAATCACTTGATTGATTTATGCTTCTGTCTGCAGAAGGTCCTAAGCCGGAAAAGCTTTTTCCCGTAATGCAGGACCTTCTTTATCCACTTGCATTTTTACCTCTCTTAGCCCTATCCATTGTCTTTATATCAGACATCATTCGTTCTCTGTTTGAAATCTAATTTAGATTTGTTTTTAGCAGTAAATTCATTAAGTATAGTCATATAAGCTACAGGAAAAAGCAGAGTATCTGATTACATTCAAGAAATAAGCGGGGATGAAAATTCTGGTTACAGGGCCTGAGGGAGTTCCTGGAAGTAATTTAGTTCGGGAATTACTTAGGAGAAGGTATTCGGTAAGCACCTTGATATATAATGAAAGCCTCTCTAGAACCTTGGATAATTTTCTGATTGATAAGATCTATGGTATCATTTTATTCCCGGTAGATCTGATTTGCTTTAAGGAACACGGTGCCGTCATTCGTTGTGCAGTATCTACCTGTATATTTCCTGCCCACTCTAAAGTGGTTGTCTTGACCAATGTCGAAGGAACGCGATACATAATTAAAGCCTGTCTTGAATATTCTGTTTCCAGACTCACCTATATCGGAACAGCAAACTCTTCTGCTTTAGGCAGATCCCTGAATCATCCCTGGGTTGAAATTATTCCCTATACCTGCATAAAGTTTGAGCTGGATCATATGGACTCGAAGCGCCTGGCACATGGGGTGGATCTTTACGATGCCAGAAGAAGAACTATGCAGGCACTGCTCATTAACCAAACGCTTACAATAGGCCTCTACGACTCCAAACCAGGCTCGGGTAAAATGATCCTTT
This genomic window contains:
- a CDS encoding undecaprenyl-diphosphate phosphatase, giving the protein MDLLQSFLLGLLQGITEFLPISSSGHLALGKYLLGGELEGGITFEVVVHFGTLCSIIIYYREALSNLIKAGLAFIRRPKEMSSDPQVKLIGLIVLSMIPALIVGLTLQDAVEGIFMDPFLVSVMLIVTGFILFLTRFADPKEGEIGWGKSLLIGIAQSFAMIPGISRSGSTISTALYLGISREKAANFSFLMVIPVIAGAMLLQILELSEVGINNAQIGSLVVGFVTAFVSGYYALKYLIIILMKKGFHYFAWYCWAVGIFGLIYFTL
- a CDS encoding AAA family ATPase, giving the protein MSDYSVDMKALGEKIEKHSAFIDEIRKELDKVIIGQRYMIDRLLIGLLTNGHVLLEGVPGLAKTLTVSSLAQVLSTSFQRIQFTPDLLPADLLGTLIYNQKEAEFLVKKGPIFANIILADEINRSPAKVQSALLEAMQEKQVTIGETTFNLEEPFLVLATQNPVEQEGTYPLPEAQVDRFMLKLKIDYPNEQEEMEIMRRMAKTGPKPTLDTIIKPSTILEARQVINEVYMDEKVEKYIVDLVFATRKPENYGLKELSDLISFGASPRATINLNLASRAQAFMEHRAYVTPEDIRTIAMDVLRHRIIPTFEAEAEDITAEDIVKKILNNVQVP
- a CDS encoding NAD-dependent epimerase/dehydratase family protein, with protein sequence MKILVTGPEGVPGSNLVRELLRRRYSVSTLIYNESLSRTLDNFLIDKIYGIILFPVDLICFKEHGAVIRCAVSTCIFPAHSKVVVLTNVEGTRYIIKACLEYSVSRLTYIGTANSSALGRSLNHPWVEIIPYTCIKFELDHMDSKRLAHGVDLYDARRRTMQALLINQTLTIGLYDSKPGSGKMILSLYKRKIPGFPKEGKNYITAQKFNRKVNTK